In the Ctenopharyngodon idella isolate HZGC_01 chromosome 21, HZGC01, whole genome shotgun sequence genome, AgaggaataaaaataaaaaataaaaacagttggCTAATTGTAGTAAAAAAtagtagaatatatatatagtaataaacTGAAACAATTCAACAAGTAACACTGATATAtgctaaatatttatttatttaaaaatcatgaATATAATTAAGAAacttttgcattaaaatacatcCTTTCCTTATGTTCTGTCAGCAttggatgtgttttttttttgttcgtgTCTCTCATATGTTTCTGTTCAACTAAATCCGTTTGTGGAATGTCTGCGTACCATGACTGTTAACCATTTACTCTTCTCTCAGATTGCAACAGCTGCTTCTCACAATTCTTCTCACACCTGGAAAAGTTTTAGCTTTGCACTATATGACAAATTAATATCCAAtgcattaattaaaacaatgctTTTCCACCTTATTTATAGATCTCTTGTAATGTACTGTAcatattataatgtacatttatatgaagaaaaaaaaaagttaatttaaagaagaacatatttaacatgttttattttagtgtgGATCACATTTAATACCATAACCTTGCTATCTACATTTCTatctaaaaatgtaagttttacACTTTCAACCTTTTCTTGATAACATCATGTGGGTTGGACATGCATTTCTCAATTCATGCTGATTAATAAGAAACAAATTTCAAATTGTGTCATGGAAAGTTATTTGGAGAACAAAACAAGCATGTAGTTTCatgtctaaaaaaaataaaaggcaatctaaaaataaaataatattgtctGATACAAACACGTATAGATTTGCAGGCTATTTAGTTTTACAGTTCTAGTACTAATCATCAAAGTTTTGATGTCTGTTTTGCAGATGCATGGATTGCGTGTGAGACAACAAAGACTGGTTTGCCTTtgtgaataaatgaaaaatgtctgtTATTCTTATTTAAACTTCAATATTGACTTTCAGAACACGTACTAAAATTGTCCAGATATAAtctacaataataattattgtccAGAAGAAATGGCTAAAGCACATTAGGTGTTGACCACTAAGATCAAGTCACAATAAAGTTGTAAAGGGGTTGGGTTTCACCCTGCCCTTCCATTCTTCTCCTACAAAAGCTCATCCTCCATGCAGACACAAAGTTATGAAGCACAAGAAGCTGCTCCGCATGCCACACAGCTCAAAGTTGCTTTGAAGTTTAGAAATTCCAGGAGTTTCCTGTAACAAGGTCAAACTCTAATGTGAACCAGAagctgttttttctctctctctgtcttctcACTCTGTTGGTTAGTGGAGAGTGTGAAGTCTCGATATGTCTCGTCTGTGGATCCTCCTGCTCCTGCTGGCACACTGGATCAACAACCCAGTGCTTTCTGCAAAAGCAGGCAAGAAAAAACACCAAGCGAAGAATCAAAGTGACTTTGCGACTCCCAAGGAGGACGTTGGGTCAGATGGGGCTCGCGAAAGTCCGTCAGAGTCTGACTTCTTGGCGGATTTTTCTGGGAAACACCGCCTGTGGGTGATCACCGCGCCTTCACATAGTGACAACTATCTGCGTATGATGGAGAAACAGATTCAGGAGTCTGAGGGACTAAATTGTCGCTTGGCAGAAAGAGACACGCTCGTCGTCACTATTATTCAGAATGCCATGATGGAAGGCAAAATCCAACGCACAACCTTGCAAGGAGAAGCAACTGTGGAGGCCATGGACTCTGAAATGGTGAGCAAACTTCTCCATTACCTTGAGCTGGAGGACCATACTTTCTCCATGTTgattctgaagaagaacatGAGGGTTAGTGAGAGATTTCCTTACCCGGTTCGTGTTGAGGCAATCCTTGAGGTCATCGATCAGCTGCCTGTTCGAAAGTTGGAGAAGGTTGCCAGAAAGGGCTTGCCAGTTAAATGCAAGATCACAAAGAAGAGGTTAGTGATAAAGAAACAGGGTTCCAGCAAGCGTAGGACCTTCAGCCCACAGAGGCAAATGAATACCACGTCCATCCTCACTCAGAAGATACGCCTAGACAAAAAGGCAACATTAAGAAATAAAGTCCAAGATATATTGAGCGGACGCTCGCGATTCGTCATCCGTAAAAAGATGGGAGGCTCAGGCAATGGCAAACTATCAACTAAAGCAGGTTCAAAATCTGGATCTAATGGAAAGTATGACAACCATAAGAAAACTAGTGACAGCAACAGAAAGCCAGTAACAGAAGTGAAAAAACCTCCGGAAGCAGATAAAAGGCATGCAAGCACAAAATCTAATTTTGACACCCTCAATGAAAATTTCAAAGGAGAACAAACCGTTGACCATTCAACCTCTAAAAAGAAAGGCAAAGGAAAGGATGGCAAGAAGAAAAATGGAAAAGGAGGGAGGAGGAAGTCGCAACGAGAAGCAGATGATAAGGAAaaggcagctcttaaagaattcATGAAAAACCTCAAAGGGAGAAGAAGACTTCTTGTAAGTTCTTGATTAAAAAACGTATACATATTTGCAGCTCACAATGGAAGGGTGGAACTgattgagggtttttttttttttttttttgtgatgcaGGTGATTTCATCCCCAAGTGATGTCTCAAGTCAGTATATCAAACAGAGAGATGATAATGAACTACGTAGCTGTGAGTTTTCCCAAAGAAAGGTCTCAGTGCTGTCCATCATGGGTTCAGAACGTAGTCCTACGCTACACATCCAACACTACCAAGGTAATTCAACTGTCTAAACCCTGACATTAGTAAACGGCTAGTGAAAATGTTTATGACGATACAGATTTGTACAGAAGAGTCATTCGTTTGAGAAACGAAGTAGACTTGTCATGGTTACTGTacgtttttgattcactaaaaagaaccaagTCATTTGTTTCAGGAATCAGGCTACACAGGTCGTGCTGTATGTTTTTCATTCACTTTAAACAATCggttcatttgtttgtgaattgaACCGCACTTGTCCCACTGTACGTTTTTGATtcacttaaaggggtggttgattatgatttcacttttttaacttaagttagtgtgtaatgttgctgttagagcataaacaacatctgcaaagttacgacgctcaaagttcagtgcATTCTCTGAAGTTCAGAATTCTCTGTTCAAGgcactacaacaaacggctggtagggactacagaGCCTCTTCCCgtgttagtgacatcactaaccctaaaaattacataaaccctgcccccgataacacaacaaagggggtgaggccatgttgggctgcgtTAGAGAAGACGAAGAGTTGCTGTAGTAGAGTGTACCATGCTttcattttatgccggactgcttcacaaacgagggttaattcaacgctggatttgcacaaaagattaacatgacgacacatgct is a window encoding:
- the ccdc80l2 gene encoding coiled-coil domain-containing protein 80 — protein: MSRLWILLLLLAHWINNPVLSAKAGKKKHQAKNQSDFATPKEDVGSDGARESPSESDFLADFSGKHRLWVITAPSHSDNYLRMMEKQIQESEGLNCRLAERDTLVVTIIQNAMMEGKIQRTTLQGEATVEAMDSEMVSKLLHYLELEDHTFSMLILKKNMRVSERFPYPVRVEAILEVIDQLPVRKLEKVARKGLPVKCKITKKRLVIKKQGSSKRRTFSPQRQMNTTSILTQKIRLDKKATLRNKVQDILSGRSRFVIRKKMGGSGNGKLSTKAGSKSGSNGKYDNHKKTSDSNRKPVTEVKKPPEADKRHASTKSNFDTLNENFKGEQTVDHSTSKKKGKGKDGKKKNGKGGRRKSQREADDKEKAALKEFMKNLKGRRRLLVISSPSDVSSQYIKQRDDNELRSCEFSQRKVSVLSIMGSERSPTLHIQHYQDSEPPQASLPEKFRNPELISEIRREYGLDSKNFSMVLTDYDLRPNLNRVFSKPTAPSDLLDYIDSFPSRQSEKEEERKAPSPCSKDETNNQENSLLRFMSKRRLLIISAPTVDDYSFHQQLQALNGQECPMGIRHFALLKIVGTGSTASGTVEFFPLNGKSQPEKETLSQDVVESLRNQLKVNRDYFSMLVVGKDGDVKAWFTSPMWSLGSIYDLVDSMELRQQEHKLQQTLGIHCPDENTGTYHGYTEETEDSYLYHRSED